In Prunus dulcis chromosome 1, ALMONDv2, whole genome shotgun sequence, the following are encoded in one genomic region:
- the LOC117626320 gene encoding uncharacterized WD repeat-containing protein C2A9.03-like isoform X1 yields MVERSSHFCQTSLQILLLFSLSQSFRFVSFSLTRQQKRLLFLFVSRENSTHTVFLTSPTDFSPNSRLMAQFQNDELEYVVDDYFDVAEFEDNDAFAEYQLRGSQDAGSDFEDDFDEQSKVKTDTSAMEARNGKDIQGIPWERLNFTRDKYRETRLKQYKNYESLSRPRQDLEKECLRVEMGKTFYDFHYNTRIVKSTIVHFQLRNLLWATSKHDVYLMQNFSVMHWSSLLRRGKEVLNVSRPIVPTEKRPGLLSQPLSRVQISTMAVKENLLVVGGFQGELICKHINQHGVAFCSKVTADDNAITNAVDIFQSPTGSMRVMAANNDAQVRVFDVQNFACLNQFSFDWSVNNTSVSPDGKLVAVLGDSADCLIADAQSGKAIGNLKGHLDYSFSSAWHPNGQILATGNQDTTCRLWDIRNLSESLTVLKGRMGAIRAIKFSSDGRFMAMAEPADFVHIMDTQSGCIKGQEIDLFGEIAGISFSPDTEALFVGIADRTYGSVLEFNKRHHNQYLEAVF; encoded by the exons ATGGTTGAGCGTTCCTCGCACTTTTGTCAAACCTCGCTCCagattcttcttctcttttcacTTTCTCAATCTTTTAGATTCGtctcattctctctcacaCGCCAACAAAAACGCTTactttttctgtttgtttctcGGGAAAACTCTACACACACTGTTTTTCTCACCAGTCCAACTGATTTCTCCCCCAATTCAAG GTTGATGGCGCAGTTTCAGAACGACGAGCTGGAGTATGTCGTCGATGACTACTTCGACGTCGCTGAGTTCGAAGACAACGACGCTTTTGCTGAGTACCAGCTCCGTGGGAGCCAAGATGCCGGCTCAGACTTTGAGGACGACTTTGATGAG CAGAGCAAGGTGAAGACTGATACTTCAGCTATGGAAGCTAGAAACGGGAAAGACATACAGGGAATTCCATGGGAGAGGCTTAACTTCACCAGAGATAAGTATCGTGAGACACGATTGAAGCAGTACAAGAACTACGAGAGCCTCTCTCGCCCTCGTCAAGACCTCGAAAAG GAGTGCTTGCGAGTAGAGATGGGGAAGACCTTCTATGACTTTCACTACAATACAAGGATTGTCAAGTCTACAATTGTCCATTTCCAG CTGAGGAATTTGTTATGGGCCACATCAAAGCACGATGTATACCTTATGCAGAACTTTTCAGTAATGCACTGGTCCTCTTTGCTCAGGAGAGGGAAAGAAGTACTCAATGTATCAAGACCAATTGTGCCTACTGAG AAACGACCTGGGTTGTTGTCTCAGCCACTCTCTAGAGTGCAGATAAGCACTATGGCTGTTAAGGAAAACTTATTGGTTGTTGGGGGCTTCCAAGGCGAGCTCATCTGTAAG CACATCAATCAACATGGAGTTGCTTTCTGCTCAAAAGTAACAGCAGATGACAATGCCATCACAAATGCAGTGGACATTTTCCAAAGCCCTAC TGGGTCAATGAGGGTAATGGCTGCAAACAACGATGCTCAAGTCAGAGTTTTTGATGTCCAAAATTTTGCTTGCCTAAATCAATTCTCCTTTGATTGGTCTGTAAAT AACACATCTGTTAGTCCAGACGGTAAGCTGGTTGCAGTTCTTGGTGATAGTGCAGACTGCTTGATTGCTGATGCCCAGTCTGGAAAA GCCATTGGAAACCTCAAAGGACACTTAGACTATTCCTTTTCCTCTGCGTGGCACCCGAACGGACAAATTTTGGCTACTGGGAATCAAGACACTACTTGCAGGTTATGGGACATAAGGAACCTCTCAGAGTCCCTCACTGTGTTGAAGGGAAGGATGGGAGCAATAAGAGCCATTAAGTTCAGCTCCGATGGCCGGTTCATGGCCATGGCTGAGCCAGCAGACTTTGTTCACATCATGGATACCCAGTCTGGGTGTATCAAGGGACAAGAGATTGATCTGTTTGGTGAGATTGCCGGGATATCCTTTAGCCCCGACACTGAAGCTCTGTTTGTTGGGATCGCCGATCGCACATATGGTAGCGTATTAGAGTTCAACAAGAGGCATCACAACCAATATCTAGAAGCAGTGTTCTAG
- the LOC117626320 gene encoding uncharacterized WD repeat-containing protein C2A9.03-like isoform X3 produces MLRNLLWATSKHDVYLMQNFSVMHWSSLLRRGKEVLNVSRPIVPTEKRPGLLSQPLSRVQISTMAVKENLLVVGGFQGELICKHINQHGVAFCSKVTADDNAITNAVDIFQSPTGSMRVMAANNDAQVRVFDVQNFACLNQFSFDWSVNNTSVSPDGKLVAVLGDSADCLIADAQSGKAIGNLKGHLDYSFSSAWHPNGQILATGNQDTTCRLWDIRNLSESLTVLKGRMGAIRAIKFSSDGRFMAMAEPADFVHIMDTQSGCIKGQEIDLFGEIAGISFSPDTEALFVGIADRTYGSVLEFNKRHHNQYLEAVF; encoded by the exons ATG CTGAGGAATTTGTTATGGGCCACATCAAAGCACGATGTATACCTTATGCAGAACTTTTCAGTAATGCACTGGTCCTCTTTGCTCAGGAGAGGGAAAGAAGTACTCAATGTATCAAGACCAATTGTGCCTACTGAG AAACGACCTGGGTTGTTGTCTCAGCCACTCTCTAGAGTGCAGATAAGCACTATGGCTGTTAAGGAAAACTTATTGGTTGTTGGGGGCTTCCAAGGCGAGCTCATCTGTAAG CACATCAATCAACATGGAGTTGCTTTCTGCTCAAAAGTAACAGCAGATGACAATGCCATCACAAATGCAGTGGACATTTTCCAAAGCCCTAC TGGGTCAATGAGGGTAATGGCTGCAAACAACGATGCTCAAGTCAGAGTTTTTGATGTCCAAAATTTTGCTTGCCTAAATCAATTCTCCTTTGATTGGTCTGTAAAT AACACATCTGTTAGTCCAGACGGTAAGCTGGTTGCAGTTCTTGGTGATAGTGCAGACTGCTTGATTGCTGATGCCCAGTCTGGAAAA GCCATTGGAAACCTCAAAGGACACTTAGACTATTCCTTTTCCTCTGCGTGGCACCCGAACGGACAAATTTTGGCTACTGGGAATCAAGACACTACTTGCAGGTTATGGGACATAAGGAACCTCTCAGAGTCCCTCACTGTGTTGAAGGGAAGGATGGGAGCAATAAGAGCCATTAAGTTCAGCTCCGATGGCCGGTTCATGGCCATGGCTGAGCCAGCAGACTTTGTTCACATCATGGATACCCAGTCTGGGTGTATCAAGGGACAAGAGATTGATCTGTTTGGTGAGATTGCCGGGATATCCTTTAGCCCCGACACTGAAGCTCTGTTTGTTGGGATCGCCGATCGCACATATGGTAGCGTATTAGAGTTCAACAAGAGGCATCACAACCAATATCTAGAAGCAGTGTTCTAG
- the LOC117626320 gene encoding uncharacterized WD repeat-containing protein C2A9.03-like isoform X2: protein MAQFQNDELEYVVDDYFDVAEFEDNDAFAEYQLRGSQDAGSDFEDDFDESKVKTDTSAMEARNGKDIQGIPWERLNFTRDKYRETRLKQYKNYESLSRPRQDLEKECLRVEMGKTFYDFHYNTRIVKSTIVHFQLRNLLWATSKHDVYLMQNFSVMHWSSLLRRGKEVLNVSRPIVPTEKRPGLLSQPLSRVQISTMAVKENLLVVGGFQGELICKHINQHGVAFCSKVTADDNAITNAVDIFQSPTGSMRVMAANNDAQVRVFDVQNFACLNQFSFDWSVNNTSVSPDGKLVAVLGDSADCLIADAQSGKAIGNLKGHLDYSFSSAWHPNGQILATGNQDTTCRLWDIRNLSESLTVLKGRMGAIRAIKFSSDGRFMAMAEPADFVHIMDTQSGCIKGQEIDLFGEIAGISFSPDTEALFVGIADRTYGSVLEFNKRHHNQYLEAVF from the exons ATGGCGCAGTTTCAGAACGACGAGCTGGAGTATGTCGTCGATGACTACTTCGACGTCGCTGAGTTCGAAGACAACGACGCTTTTGCTGAGTACCAGCTCCGTGGGAGCCAAGATGCCGGCTCAGACTTTGAGGACGACTTTGATGAG AGCAAGGTGAAGACTGATACTTCAGCTATGGAAGCTAGAAACGGGAAAGACATACAGGGAATTCCATGGGAGAGGCTTAACTTCACCAGAGATAAGTATCGTGAGACACGATTGAAGCAGTACAAGAACTACGAGAGCCTCTCTCGCCCTCGTCAAGACCTCGAAAAG GAGTGCTTGCGAGTAGAGATGGGGAAGACCTTCTATGACTTTCACTACAATACAAGGATTGTCAAGTCTACAATTGTCCATTTCCAG CTGAGGAATTTGTTATGGGCCACATCAAAGCACGATGTATACCTTATGCAGAACTTTTCAGTAATGCACTGGTCCTCTTTGCTCAGGAGAGGGAAAGAAGTACTCAATGTATCAAGACCAATTGTGCCTACTGAG AAACGACCTGGGTTGTTGTCTCAGCCACTCTCTAGAGTGCAGATAAGCACTATGGCTGTTAAGGAAAACTTATTGGTTGTTGGGGGCTTCCAAGGCGAGCTCATCTGTAAG CACATCAATCAACATGGAGTTGCTTTCTGCTCAAAAGTAACAGCAGATGACAATGCCATCACAAATGCAGTGGACATTTTCCAAAGCCCTAC TGGGTCAATGAGGGTAATGGCTGCAAACAACGATGCTCAAGTCAGAGTTTTTGATGTCCAAAATTTTGCTTGCCTAAATCAATTCTCCTTTGATTGGTCTGTAAAT AACACATCTGTTAGTCCAGACGGTAAGCTGGTTGCAGTTCTTGGTGATAGTGCAGACTGCTTGATTGCTGATGCCCAGTCTGGAAAA GCCATTGGAAACCTCAAAGGACACTTAGACTATTCCTTTTCCTCTGCGTGGCACCCGAACGGACAAATTTTGGCTACTGGGAATCAAGACACTACTTGCAGGTTATGGGACATAAGGAACCTCTCAGAGTCCCTCACTGTGTTGAAGGGAAGGATGGGAGCAATAAGAGCCATTAAGTTCAGCTCCGATGGCCGGTTCATGGCCATGGCTGAGCCAGCAGACTTTGTTCACATCATGGATACCCAGTCTGGGTGTATCAAGGGACAAGAGATTGATCTGTTTGGTGAGATTGCCGGGATATCCTTTAGCCCCGACACTGAAGCTCTGTTTGTTGGGATCGCCGATCGCACATATGGTAGCGTATTAGAGTTCAACAAGAGGCATCACAACCAATATCTAGAAGCAGTGTTCTAG